A DNA window from Streptococcus parapneumoniae contains the following coding sequences:
- a CDS encoding ECF transporter S component: MTNTRRLSTIAILSAISFVLMYFDFPLLPAASFLKIEFSILPVLVGLVVMDLPAALGVLLLRSLLKLLLNSQGVNTYIGLPMNIVALGVFVIVFALIWKKERTTLRFLLGSLAGTIGLTVAMLVLNYVYAVPLYAKFANFDIGKILGLSNYLMTMVLPFNLIEGVIFAVSFWLLYVLLKPTLKHYER; encoded by the coding sequence ATGACAAACACACGTCGACTTTCGACCATTGCAATTCTATCAGCCATCTCATTTGTGCTGATGTACTTTGACTTTCCGCTCTTGCCAGCGGCATCCTTCCTCAAGATCGAATTTAGTATCTTGCCAGTCCTTGTGGGTCTGGTGGTCATGGATTTGCCTGCTGCTCTAGGAGTTCTCTTGCTTCGCTCACTCTTGAAACTGCTTCTTAACAGCCAGGGAGTGAATACTTACATTGGTTTGCCAATGAATATCGTAGCTTTGGGAGTTTTTGTCATCGTATTTGCTTTGATTTGGAAAAAGGAACGGACAACTCTTCGTTTCCTGCTAGGCTCTCTAGCTGGGACTATTGGTTTAACCGTGGCAATGTTGGTTCTCAACTATGTTTATGCTGTTCCTTTGTACGCTAAGTTTGCTAACTTTGATATTGGAAAAATTTTGGGACTTTCCAACTACCTAATGACCATGGTATTACCTTTTAACTTGATTGAGGGTGTAATCTTTGCCGTTTCATTCTGGTTGTTGTATGTTCTCTTGAAACCAACCTTAAAACATTATGAGAGATAA
- a CDS encoding tRNA (cytidine(34)-2'-O)-methyltransferase, protein MTNHIVLFEPQIPQNTGNIARTCAATNSPLHIIKPMGFPIDDRKMKRAGLDYWDKLEIYFYESLEDFMSQMKGKLYLISKFAEKVYSDVDLSTDEDHYFLFGREDKGLPEDFMREHPEKALRIPMNDEHVRSLNVSNTVCMIVYEALRQQNFAGLELVHTYEVDKLK, encoded by the coding sequence ATGACAAATCACATTGTATTATTTGAACCTCAAATTCCACAAAATACAGGCAATATCGCGCGTACTTGCGCTGCGACCAATTCTCCCCTCCACATCATCAAGCCTATGGGCTTTCCTATTGATGACCGCAAGATGAAGCGAGCTGGATTGGATTACTGGGATAAACTAGAGATTTATTTTTACGAGAGTTTGGAGGATTTCATGTCTCAGATGAAGGGCAAACTCTATCTGATCTCAAAATTTGCTGAGAAAGTGTATTCTGATGTGGATTTATCGACTGACGAGGACCATTATTTTCTATTTGGACGTGAAGACAAGGGCTTGCCGGAGGACTTTATGCGAGAACATCCTGAAAAGGCTCTCCGTATTCCCATGAATGATGAACATGTCCGTAGTCTCAATGTGTCTAATACCGTCTGCATGATTGTCTACGAAGCCCTCCGCCAGCAGAACTTTGCAGGTCTTGAGCTCGTTCATACCTATGAAGTGGATAAATTGAAATAA